A region of Salvia splendens isolate huo1 chromosome 17, SspV2, whole genome shotgun sequence DNA encodes the following proteins:
- the LOC121773501 gene encoding RNA demethylase ALKBH9B-like: MTGHAKPQNPDDFLLNYDDNEVRIAAEFLSNWLPFLARGLCQSCTHTISHSIRSLNTERDAAVSTPSIDCKEDSANCSARSDWIAKDGADNYGDDDDTHSLGSWKDEADRLSEQTVEASSTSEVLNSSARQQSPRFKKSWADMAMEDELAAEEDNEDSNGLVEANDSFSEGTSVAVAKPKVALSRDQREYIRFSGVQRKKDFICLERINGKLVNIVDGLELHKAVFSAAEQKRIVSYVEELEEMGRNGKLKSRTYTAPQKWMRGKGRITLQFGCCYNYATDKRGNPPGILKAEIVDPLPHLFKVMIKRLVWWHVLPPFCVPDSCIVNIYEEGDCIPPHIDNHEFVRPFCTVSFLSECDILFGSNLKIAGPGEFEGAFAIPLPLGSVLVLNGNGADVAKHCIPAVPSRRISITFRRMDETKRPIGYTPEPDLQGLQPLLDEEERFRKDNASRNRRASRRPGDGRESRIDRGRGLASENPNPRYSGRTRQGPPNRRRFQSNLEY, from the exons ATGACTGGCCACGCCAAACCTCAAAACCCCGACGATTTCCTCCTCAATTACGACGACAACGAAGTCCGGATCGCTGCCGAATTTTTGTCCAATTGGTTGCCCTTCTTAGCTCGCGGCCTCTGCCAATCTTGCACCCACACCATCTCCCACAGCATCCGATCTCTCAACACAG AGCGGGATGCTGCTGTTTCTACACCAAGTATTGACTGCAAGGAAGATTCGGCTAACTGTAGTGCCCGTTCGGACTGGATTGCAAAAGACGGTGCAGATAACtatggtgatgatgatgatacaCATTCTTTGGGTAGTTGGAAGGATGAGGCTGATCGATTGTCAGAACAAACTGTTGAAGCATCGTCTACAAGTGAAGTATTAAACTCCTCAGCACGGCAACAGAGCCCTAGGTTTAAAAAGTCTTGGGCAGATATGGCTATGGAGGATGAGCTTGCAGCAGAAGAAGACAATGAGGATAGCAATGGGCTTGTTGAGGCGAATGATTCTTTTTCAGAGGGAACCTCAGTGGCTGTAGCTAAGCCAAAGGTGGCATTGTCAAGGGATCAGAGAGAATACATTCGGTTCTCTGGAGTCCAAAGAAAAAAGGACTTTATATGTTTGGAAAGGATCAATGGAAAGCTTGTAAACATAGTAGATGGGTTGGAGCTACATAAAGCTGTCTTCAGTGCAGCAGAACAGAAAAGAATTGTTAGTTACGTTGAAGAGCTCGAAGAGATGGGAAGGAATGGAAAATTGAAAT CGCGCACATATACCGCTCCTCAGAAGTGGATGAGAGGGAAGGGGCGTATAACTCTTCAATTCGGTTGCTGTTACAACTATGCCACA GATAAAAGGGGCAATCCACCAGGCATCCTCAAGGCTGAAATTGTTGATCCGTTGCCTCATTTGTTCAAGGTTATGATCAAAAGGCTTGTCTGGTGGCATGTTTTGCCACCTTTTTGTGTTCCTGATAGCTGTATCGTGAATATCTACGAAGAAGGGGACTGTATACCGCCTCATATTGACAATCATGAGTTTGTCAGGCCATTCTGTACAGTCTCGTTTCTTAGCGAGTGTGATATACTTTTTGGGTCGAACTTGAAAATAGCTGGCCCTGGTGAATTTGAAGGTGCTTTTGCGATTCCCCTGCCACTTGG ATCTGTGCTTGTATTGAATGGAAATGGAGCTGATGTGGCTAAACATTGCATCCCAGCCGTTCCTTCCAGAAG GATATCGATTACCTTTAGGAGAATGGATGAAACTAAAAGGCCAATCGGGTACACTCCTGAACCAGATTTGCAAGGGCTTCAACCATTGCTGGATGAAGAGGAAAGATTCAGAAAGGATAATGCCTCAAGAAACAGACGTGCTTCGAGAAGGCCAGGAGATGGAAGGGAGTCCAGGATAGATAGGGGAAGAGGATTGGCTTCGGAAAACCCAAATCCCCGTTATTCAGGACGAACAAGACAAGGTCCTCCAAATAGGAGAAGGTTCCAGTCTAATCTGGAATATTGA